A region of Litoribacterium kuwaitense DNA encodes the following proteins:
- a CDS encoding efflux RND transporter periplasmic adaptor subunit: MRNQRNALGLIISIMFVVFAAGCSQQPSASSTTEEEEPSTPVMVENVEGGSLDVKKEIVGNLVPETQANVTPKVQGELVSLNVKKGDTVQKGDVLGKIDDESLREQVELRQIGLQQAQAQLEQAKLSRQTAQNGLKSAQNQLEQANISIEQGKKGYDTGMTDSDLNVDNARIQWEDAKENVEKLANLYREGAIPYQDYQAAIDGEKQARIALEQAQLAAENSENTEDIQMLESQKKAAEIGIADAKENIKNAENSVQQAQNGVQQAQTELEQARSQLNDPVLYAPLTGEVTSISNKVGEMVSSANPFATIVSLTPATVRAQVSSEQLSLFTKGETVDVIIPSIDETREATVSYVAAASEDNGLFTVEVTLPNEDKVLKPGMVTKIAVTTSVVDNALLVPTEAVVEANDEAMIYVVENDRAVQKDVEIVEMQSDVTAVSGDFSAGDTVIVKGQGTLNDGSLVRIMEGDE, translated from the coding sequence ATGAGAAATCAACGTAATGCACTAGGGCTGATCATCAGTATTATGTTCGTTGTTTTTGCAGCTGGATGTTCACAGCAGCCTTCCGCAAGTTCTACGACTGAGGAGGAGGAGCCGAGCACGCCTGTGATGGTTGAAAATGTTGAAGGCGGCTCATTAGATGTGAAGAAAGAAATCGTTGGCAACCTTGTTCCGGAAACACAAGCAAATGTCACACCAAAAGTACAAGGTGAGCTTGTCAGCTTAAATGTAAAAAAAGGTGATACGGTTCAAAAAGGTGACGTGCTTGGAAAAATAGATGATGAAAGCTTGCGCGAGCAAGTTGAATTGCGGCAAATTGGCTTGCAGCAGGCACAGGCGCAGCTGGAACAGGCGAAGCTGTCACGCCAGACTGCGCAAAACGGCTTGAAGTCGGCGCAAAACCAGCTTGAGCAAGCAAACATTAGTATTGAGCAAGGGAAAAAGGGCTACGATACAGGCATGACCGATTCAGACTTGAATGTCGATAATGCCCGGATTCAATGGGAAGATGCGAAAGAAAATGTAGAGAAATTAGCGAACCTGTATCGTGAAGGGGCCATTCCTTATCAAGACTATCAAGCAGCGATTGATGGGGAAAAGCAGGCCCGTATTGCCTTAGAGCAGGCGCAGCTCGCCGCGGAAAACTCGGAAAACACAGAGGATATCCAAATGCTTGAATCACAAAAGAAAGCGGCTGAGATCGGTATCGCGGATGCGAAAGAAAACATTAAAAATGCGGAAAATAGCGTGCAACAAGCACAAAATGGTGTTCAGCAAGCACAAACTGAGCTGGAGCAGGCGCGCAGTCAGCTGAACGACCCTGTGTTATATGCGCCATTGACTGGTGAAGTCACTTCGATTTCTAATAAAGTCGGAGAAATGGTGTCTTCGGCAAATCCTTTTGCGACAATTGTCAGCCTAACGCCGGCAACCGTGCGTGCGCAAGTTAGCTCAGAGCAGCTTTCGTTGTTTACAAAAGGGGAGACCGTTGATGTTATCATCCCGTCTATTGATGAAACGCGTGAGGCGACGGTCTCATATGTCGCGGCTGCCTCTGAAGACAATGGTTTGTTTACCGTGGAAGTGACGCTGCCGAACGAAGACAAAGTGCTGAAGCCAGGTATGGTGACGAAAATCGCGGTCACGACAAGTGTTGTTGACAATGCATTGCTCGTGCCAACAGAAGCCGTCGTTGAAGCGAACGATGAGGCGATGATCTATGTTGTTGAAAATGACCGTGCGGTGCAAAAGGACGTTGAGATTGTGGAAATGCAGTCTGATGTGACCGCCGTGTCAGGAGACTTTTCAGCGGGAGATACAGTGATTGTGAAAGGGCAGGGGACGTTAAACGACGGCTCGCTTGTTCGCATAATGGAAGGGGACGAATAA
- a CDS encoding efflux RND transporter permease subunit, with protein sequence MKRLVGTSVKRPVGVIMIVLSILALGFVSLRNLPVDLFPDVEVPVAVVATSYPGAAPQEVENLVSKPLESQLSTIEGIDMIQSNSSPSSSLVMLMFQTGTNLDNAMLDVRESVDAVKAMLPDSANDPSVLRFDPQQIPVMFVGLTGADLDELQNIAETDVEPAFTRAPGVGSATINGGQEREIRLELNKAQLARYGLTPNQVLSTVQQENANASGGVLSRGDKELQIRIEGEYDSLDDINNTLISLPNGGQVKVSDVSTMVDSFKEMSSVTQVNGEEALVISILKQSDANTVSVADEVYKAMDDIQEELPEGVNISVVQDTSTFIRDAIDSVINNIIIGAVLSVLVLLLFLRSVRSTLVIGLSIPISIIAAFSLMYFTGSTINTLTMGGLALGIGMMVDSSIVILENIFSYKERGYSIKDAAIIGGSELGSAVFAATMTTLVVFLPIVFTSGIASELFTPLASTVSFSLVSSLIVALTLVPMLASKFLTNKKKKKRGLFKRKQNLADEEASSEDDDTDERVTEAGDTVVPAAEADAGDAPKKKAYWFDRLLGKLTSVYEKALRKVLRFRKTSLLTVFLLFIASFSLIPMIGGELIPASDQGQLSINVETPDGTRLQETEGVTNQVNEALQPYNDVIETNYLEIAGSSASGGVGSSAANVATFMIQLIPPDQRDVTTDQMMNEWQGLFDDIVGAEVTVAAMDAGLGTGSPLQVQLRGEENEVLRELADQVTWVLEDIEGVYNIESSATASRPEMQINVDRETAAMYGLTYRDISGQVELAFNGATATQYREDGDEIDVTVTLPEDERQSIADLENTTIQTPNGQMIPLSTVATLDQVSGPVEITRQNQERQINITADVEGNDLAGAAQAIEANLGSMNFPEGYDYSLGGQTEDMAESFADLAVAMVFAIFLVYAVMAIQFESMVFPFVIMFSMPTSVIGVLIGLFITNTSLSIPAFIGFIMLAGIVVNNAILLVEYINILRERGEERLQAIIESGKSRMRPILMTTITTAAAMIPLALGIGEGSETQQPLAVVIIFGLSFSTFFTLLLVPLMYTYMDDFSNFMKRVFSGKWRPRMPFKRKPKDTADDTGMNV encoded by the coding sequence GTGAAGCGCCTAGTAGGTACGTCCGTAAAACGACCTGTCGGCGTCATCATGATCGTCTTGTCGATCTTGGCGCTCGGGTTCGTGTCCTTACGTAATTTGCCGGTTGACTTGTTTCCAGATGTCGAAGTTCCGGTCGCCGTTGTTGCGACGTCCTATCCAGGAGCGGCGCCGCAGGAAGTTGAGAATCTCGTCTCTAAACCATTAGAATCCCAGTTAAGTACGATTGAAGGGATCGATATGATTCAATCGAACTCTTCACCGTCATCGTCGCTCGTCATGCTCATGTTCCAGACGGGGACGAACTTAGACAATGCGATGCTTGACGTCAGGGAGAGCGTCGATGCGGTCAAGGCGATGCTGCCGGATAGTGCTAACGATCCGTCAGTGCTTCGCTTTGATCCGCAGCAAATTCCGGTCATGTTTGTCGGCTTGACTGGTGCAGATTTAGACGAGCTGCAAAACATTGCCGAAACAGATGTAGAGCCAGCGTTCACGCGAGCGCCTGGTGTCGGCTCGGCGACGATCAACGGAGGGCAAGAGCGGGAAATTCGTCTTGAGCTGAACAAAGCTCAGCTCGCTCGTTACGGCCTGACGCCGAACCAAGTCTTATCGACGGTCCAGCAAGAAAACGCCAACGCTTCTGGAGGTGTACTCTCGCGAGGAGACAAAGAGCTGCAAATCCGGATCGAGGGCGAGTACGATTCATTGGATGACATTAATAATACGCTCATCTCCTTGCCAAATGGCGGTCAAGTGAAAGTGTCTGACGTGTCGACGATGGTCGATTCGTTTAAAGAGATGAGCAGTGTCACGCAAGTGAACGGTGAAGAAGCACTCGTCATCTCGATTTTGAAGCAGTCGGACGCGAATACTGTTAGCGTCGCTGATGAAGTGTATAAAGCGATGGACGATATTCAAGAGGAGCTCCCTGAAGGAGTCAACATTTCGGTCGTCCAAGATACGTCGACCTTTATACGCGACGCGATCGATTCAGTAATTAATAACATTATCATTGGAGCGGTGCTGTCCGTTCTTGTCCTGCTCCTCTTTTTGCGCAGCGTTCGCTCGACGCTCGTCATTGGCTTATCGATCCCAATTTCGATTATTGCCGCCTTCTCGTTAATGTACTTTACCGGTTCGACGATTAACACGTTGACGATGGGTGGACTGGCGCTCGGCATCGGGATGATGGTCGACAGCTCGATCGTTATTCTGGAAAATATATTTTCTTATAAGGAACGGGGCTATTCGATCAAGGATGCGGCAATTATCGGTGGCTCAGAGCTTGGCTCAGCCGTCTTTGCCGCGACAATGACGACGCTCGTCGTCTTCCTGCCGATCGTGTTTACGTCCGGGATTGCGTCAGAGCTCTTTACACCGCTGGCATCGACCGTATCGTTTTCGTTGGTGTCGTCGCTCATTGTTGCACTCACGTTAGTGCCGATGCTCGCGTCGAAGTTTTTAACGAACAAGAAGAAGAAAAAGCGCGGCTTGTTCAAACGGAAACAGAACCTTGCAGACGAAGAAGCTTCGTCTGAAGATGACGATACGGATGAGCGTGTGACCGAAGCAGGTGACACCGTCGTGCCGGCAGCTGAAGCAGACGCAGGTGATGCGCCGAAAAAGAAAGCGTATTGGTTCGATCGCCTGTTAGGCAAGTTGACAAGCGTGTACGAAAAAGCACTACGGAAAGTCTTGCGGTTCCGTAAAACGAGCTTGCTCACTGTGTTCCTTCTCTTTATCGCCAGCTTCTCCTTAATTCCGATGATTGGCGGCGAGCTCATCCCGGCTTCCGATCAAGGTCAGTTATCGATTAACGTAGAAACTCCGGATGGCACACGTTTACAAGAGACTGAAGGTGTGACGAACCAAGTGAACGAGGCGCTTCAGCCGTATAATGATGTCATCGAGACAAATTACTTGGAAATCGCCGGCTCAAGTGCCAGCGGTGGCGTCGGCAGTAGTGCGGCAAATGTCGCGACCTTTATGATTCAGCTCATACCGCCTGACCAACGTGACGTAACGACAGATCAAATGATGAACGAATGGCAAGGTCTGTTTGACGATATTGTCGGTGCGGAAGTGACCGTTGCGGCAATGGATGCAGGGCTTGGTACGGGATCGCCGTTGCAAGTGCAGCTCCGCGGTGAGGAAAATGAAGTGCTGCGTGAGCTGGCTGACCAGGTGACGTGGGTGCTTGAAGATATTGAAGGTGTGTATAATATTGAAAGCTCAGCGACAGCATCACGTCCAGAGATGCAAATTAACGTCGATCGCGAAACAGCGGCGATGTACGGGTTGACGTACAGAGACATTTCCGGACAAGTCGAGCTCGCTTTTAACGGAGCAACAGCGACGCAATACCGTGAAGACGGTGACGAAATCGATGTGACCGTGACGCTTCCTGAAGACGAGCGTCAAAGCATCGCTGACTTGGAAAATACGACCATTCAAACACCGAACGGGCAAATGATTCCATTATCGACTGTCGCGACGCTCGATCAAGTGAGTGGGCCGGTAGAGATCACGCGGCAAAACCAGGAACGTCAAATTAATATTACCGCCGATGTAGAAGGAAACGACCTTGCGGGGGCTGCTCAAGCGATTGAAGCAAACTTAGGATCAATGAACTTCCCAGAGGGGTACGATTACTCTTTGGGCGGACAGACTGAAGACATGGCAGAGTCGTTTGCCGATCTCGCCGTAGCGATGGTTTTCGCGATCTTCCTCGTTTACGCGGTCATGGCGATCCAGTTTGAATCGATGGTCTTCCCGTTTGTGATTATGTTCTCGATGCCGACGTCGGTGATCGGTGTGCTCATCGGACTCTTTATCACCAATACGTCCCTCAGCATCCCTGCCTTTATAGGGTTTATCATGCTCGCCGGAATTGTTGTAAACAACGCGATCTTACTCGTTGAATACATCAACATCTTACGCGAGCGCGGCGAGGAACGTCTGCAAGCCATCATTGAATCTGGGAAAAGCAGGATGCGTCCGATCTTAATGACGACGATCACAACAGCTGCTGCGATGATTCCTTTGGCGTTAGGTATTGGTGAAGGTAGTGAGACACAACAACCGCTTGCGGTCGTTATCATCTTTGGTCTCTCGTTCTCGACCTTCTTTACCCTGTTGCTCGTTCCGTTGATGTATACGTATATGGACGATTTCTCCAACTTTATGAAACGCGTGTTTTCAGGAAAATGGCGTCCACGCATGCCGTTTAAACGCAAGCCGAAGGATACCGCTGACGATACAGGCATGAATGTATAA